The region CTCGGCATTTCCATGCAAACTCACAATATCTTGGTTCTCCAGGCGCACCTGGTCGTTTCGGTCAGTTTCCACGTTGTTGATCAACATGGAGCCGCTCAGCACGTACACGAGCGTTTTCCGGATCTTAAACGTCTTAAAATCAATCCCGCCGCCCTGGCTCACGTGACCATAATATACAGTGGAGTTTGAGTTGATGAACGGCACATTCTCCAGCACTTTCTGACCCGTCACCACCGGTACCAGCTTGTCCTTGGCATCCAGGAAGTCTACGTTCATGTGCTCGTAGGAGGGGGCCAGGCCACGCTTGTTGGGCAGGAACCAAAGCTGCAGCAGCTCGGTGTCGTTGTCCGTATCGTTGGTCTCGGAATGGGTAAAGCCAGTGCCGGAGGTCATCCGCTGCACATCGCCAGCCTTTAGCACCACCTCATTGTGCAGGCTGTCCTTGTGCGTCAGTTCTCCGTCCATAACCACGGTTACTACCTCCATTTCAGCATGCGGGTGCTGCGGGAAGCCATTATGGCCCTTTATCCATTCGTGGTTAAACGCACGTAAAGGCCCGAATTGCACGTTGGCGGGGTCGTAATAATCAGCAAAGGAAAAGAGGTAGCGAGAGTCCAGCCAGTCTCCTACTCTCGCATTGTGATGCTCTGAGGCAGGTATCAGTTTTATCATAGTTTGGGTTTGCTATAGTGCATAAGTATGAGGAGCGCCCCGGCAGCGCCCTATCTGCTAAGGCTTTACGTATATAGCTAATTTCTTGTTAGCAATTGTCCCAAAACAGTGGCTGAGGGCACAAAAAAGCCTGAGGTCGTGCATGCACGACCTCAGGCTTACTGTATAGTTCCTTAAATGGCTTACTCAGCCTTCTTTAGCTTCTGTACCTCTTTCTGCAGGTCGAGCACAATGCTGGAGAGCTTGTCGAGCGAAAGGTCTGCAATGGGGAATGTGGAACTGATATAGGATCTTGCTTCCCAAATCTCCACCACATCCTCTACGTGCACCTCGTAGGGCGAGTAAACCGGGTTATCAGAGTGCAGGCGCAAGGTGGAAGCATCCTTAATCTTGTTGAAGATACGCTTAAACACCACCCCTTCTTTCTGGCTCACGATAATGCAGGGCGTGCCATCTTTTATCTGGCCCCAATCCTCTATAAAGCGGCCTACGATGACGGTGCCGGAGGCGATCGGCAGCATGGAGTCGCCGCTGATTTCGAAGGCACGGTACGTACCGCCGGCCCCGAGCATCGGCAAGCGGAAGCGCGGCAGCTCCTCTATAAACTCAGCGTCGGCATAGCCGTTCAGATAACCGGCGCTGGCTTTATACGGTACCAACTCAATATTCTCCCTCTCCTCCTGATCTACCGTAATAGCCAGCACACGCAGGTTTCCGCCATTGGCGCGCCCCTCCCCGTTTGCTGCTCCAGCCGGCGCCTCATGCACCAGATCGCGGGTAATCAGGTCATCGAGGGATACATCAAACAGCCTAGCTACATTTACCAGCGTGCTTAGTTTCGGCTCAGCCCTTCCCTCCTCGTAAGCGCCCACCAATGAGCGCTTTATCTCCAGCTTCTCGGCCAGCTGCGCCTGTGTCAGGCTGGCATGCTTGCGCAAGTGTCTTAAATTCGATGTAACCAACTGCATAATAGCTCCTTTTAATTACCTAACGGCGGCCATACTTTAGCTGCACGCGTGTAAAAGTACGTAAACCTTAGCAATTATACTAATTTATTTAGCACAATTACTAAAGCATAGAAGTTATTTAATTAATCTGAAATAATGATAAAGTGTAACAATTCAAACAAAATTCATGATTACCAATAAAGTACAATTCTATATCACTTCGTCACATCAGCTTTATTTTGATTTAAGGTATTTATAACTGACTTTTAAGACAAATAGTTGAATCATACTTAAAACGAGATATTGAATTTGTAACACTACTACTTCTCCTGATCATTTAAAGTAATTTGAAAAAGTCCTATACCTTAGGATCTTTTCAGCGAGCAAAGCGGCCAATGATCGCCGACAGGCCTCTTTTTGCCTTTAATTGCACATTCTAAAGGGTGTTGGCAAGAATTTCTTTAAAAGTAGTGGGTAATAGTGAACTTTTCGAATAGAGCGAAGGTTACGACAACTAAAAATAAAGGTTTCACTATTAACTAAATATTTACCCTATTACTTTTTCAACTTTTAGCTATGATCAGAAGTTTAACCCTGCAGCGC is a window of Pontibacter kalidii DNA encoding:
- a CDS encoding pirin family protein translates to MIKLIPASEHHNARVGDWLDSRYLFSFADYYDPANVQFGPLRAFNHEWIKGHNGFPQHPHAEMEVVTVVMDGELTHKDSLHNEVVLKAGDVQRMTSGTGFTHSETNDTDNDTELLQLWFLPNKRGLAPSYEHMNVDFLDAKDKLVPVVTGQKVLENVPFINSNSTVYYGHVSQGGGIDFKTFKIRKTLVYVLSGSMLINNVETDRNDQVRLENQDIVSLHGNAEATFILVDVPATEVNY
- a CDS encoding XRE family transcriptional regulator — protein: MQLVTSNLRHLRKHASLTQAQLAEKLEIKRSLVGAYEEGRAEPKLSTLVNVARLFDVSLDDLITRDLVHEAPAGAANGEGRANGGNLRVLAITVDQEERENIELVPYKASAGYLNGYADAEFIEELPRFRLPMLGAGGTYRAFEISGDSMLPIASGTVIVGRFIEDWGQIKDGTPCIIVSQKEGVVFKRIFNKIKDASTLRLHSDNPVYSPYEVHVEDVVEIWEARSYISSTFPIADLSLDKLSSIVLDLQKEVQKLKKAE